The Natribaculum luteum genome contains the following window.
CGATTTCACGCTCTTCGACACTCGCGATGAAGAGAGCTACAACGACTGGCGAATCAACGAAGCGGTCAACGTCGAGTACTCCGGTTCCGACGACGAACTGGTCGGCGACTTCGACCAGTATCGAGAGGAACTCGACGAGGACGACGAGATCGTAACGATCTGTGCGACCGGCCGTTCTGCAGGCATGTTCGCCGAGTACCTCGAGGATGAGGGATTCGAGAACGTCGAGACGGTCGACGGCGGGATGGAATCCTGGAGTCTCGCCTACGACGTGGTCCCGATCGCGACGAAAAACGACGACGTCGTCATTCTGCAGCTCCAGCGGCGTGCCAAAGGTTGTCTCGGCTACCTCATTGGTTCGAAACGCGCCGGCAAGGCCGCCCTCGTCGACGTCACCCGTGCGACCGACGTCTTCCTCGACGCGGCGTCCGAGTACGGCCTCGACGTCGTCCGCGTCCTCGACACGCACATCCACGCCGACCACATCTCTCGTGGGCGTGAACTCGCCGACGACCTCGGCGTCCCGTACCACCTCGGCCAGCCCGCCGAGACCCGCGACCCCGACGTCGAGTTCGACGGTCTCGAGCCCAACGAGACGGTCTCGGTCGGCCCGATCGACATCAAGGCCGTCCACACGCCGGGCCACACCACCGGCATGACCAGCTACCTCGTCGACGACGAGGCGCTCCTGACCGGCGACACGCTCTTCGTCGAATCGATCGGTCGGACGGAGCTCCAGTTCGCCGGTGAGGACGCCAAATCCGGCGCACGCGTCCAGTACGAGACGCTCCACCACAAGATCCTGACGATGCCCGACGACGTGAAGGTCCTCCCCGGACACTTCTCGCTCACCGACGACGGCGAGTACATCGACGTCACGCCCGGCCTGCCCATGTTCGGAACTGTCGGCGACATCCGCACGGGCAACGAGATCCTCAACCTCGACGAGGAGGAGTTCGTCGAGCACATGTTCGACAACCTCCCGTCGAAGCCGCCGAACTACGAGACCGTCATCGCGACGAACCTCGGCGAGTACGAGCCCGAAGACGAAGACGAAGAGAGCGAACTCGAGCTCGGCCCGAACCGGTGTGCGGCGACCGAGGACAGCGTCGTCGCCGACGACTGACGAACGCGATCGACTTCCAAGCGACCTGTCGTTTACGACACGAAAATGATAATTACGCCACTACTAGACTCTGACAGCCACGCGACCACCTCGAGAGCCCTCTCCACGACGTCCACGTCGGACGGTGTTCGCCGATGATAGACGTCGCATCGCTCTCCCCCACGGCCCAGGCGGCGGTCCTCGTGGGTGCCGTCCTGCTCGAGGCGATCGTCCTCTACGTGGGGTACGGCGCGATCTCGAGTGCCGTGACGAAACCGCTGATCGACGCAATCCAGAACGCCTGACACATGGAAATACTTGGAATCGCACTAACCACGTTGGTCCTGTTCGTCGGCTTCGGCCTGATGGTCGGCGTGCTGTTTGGCTTCTTCGGGATGGGGGGATCGTTCCTCGTGACGCCCGCGTTGCTGGTCATGGGGTATCCCGCCAGCGTCGCGGTCGGGAGCGGGATGGCGTTCGTCTTCGGGACGGCCGTCATCGCGACGCTGAAACACCACGACCTCGGCCAGGTCGACTACAAACTCGGCGGCCTGATGATCGTCGGCACTACTGCCGGCATCGAGGTCGGCAAGGAGATGGTTCTCCACCTCGAGTCGATCGGGCTGGCGTCGGGCGTCATCGGCGTCACCTACGTGCTGTTGCTCGGTGGTGTCGGTGTCTTCGTCACCTACAACGCCCTCAAGAGTGACGGCAGCGACGACAGCGACGGTGGCCACCACGAGGCCGCCGACCAGGAGATCGACCCCGACGCGATCCCCGACATCGCAAAGAAAATCCAGTCGTACCACGTCCCGCCGATGATGACCATCCGCGGGGGCATCCAGGTCTCGCTGTGGATGGTGCTCGCAGTTGCGTTCGCGACCGGGCTGCTATCGGGCTTCCTCGGCGTCGGTGGCGGCTTCATCCGGATGCCCGCGATGTTCTACCTCATCGGGGTGCCGGTGCCGATCGCCGTCGGGACCGACCTGTTCGAGATCGTCTTCTCCGGCGGCCTGGGCTCGTTCCTCTACGCCCAGGGCGGCGGCGTCGACCTCTCGATCGTCGCGCCCCTGCTCGCTGGCAGCGCGCTGGGTGCCCGTGTCGGCTCGGCCGCGACCGGCATCGTCGACGAAGGCGAGATCAAGGTCTACTTCGGCCTGATGCTGCTCGGTGGCTCCGTCGCGGTCGCCTTCCGCCAGATCGGCGACTACATCGGGATGGACATCCTGAACACGGTCAGCTTCGCGCTGATCCTCCTGTCGGCGTTCCTCGTCAGCGGCGCCGTCATCTACTCGAGTGTCGTCGCCCTCCGCCAGGAGCCCGAAACGACCGCGGTCGCCGCAGACTAGACGAGCCGTTCTCGCCGGTTCGCTAACCGGCGTATTTCCGTCGACGGTGTGCAGGCGAGGCAGTGCTGGTAGTCGAACTACTATTTCTCACACGCTCTCATAACGATAGCTGTGAGTCTGTCCCGCTGCAACCGCGAACGTCTTGCGGTTGCGTCGGTAACCAGTCACAGCCATCAGTATCAGACCAGACGTGGAGCTCTCTGTCGTCGACCGTTCTCCAGTCCACGGCGACGGCACTCCGACCGACGCCTACACGAACGCCGTCGAAACTGTACGGCAGGTCGGACAGCTCGGTTTCGATCCGGCTCGGTTCTGGCGCGGAGTTACTCGCCGACGGCGACGGACAATCAACTCAATGATGAGAAATCATTCTAGAAATGGCTACGGTAACTATACGCGTTCTATACGCGCCGTGACAGGTACCGCCGAAGCCAGACATATTTATCGGTCTCGTCGGCTGGACCGGTGGCGTGCGCCTCGAAAAGGGCAACATTTATACCTTCCCGCGTTGTCCGATTGACTTAGCTGATCGTGGCTGCCGTCTCGTTTTCTCGCCGGGTCGATTAGCTCATCGTATCTCTTTGAGGATCAAACCAGAACCGTTAGTGGTGCGAGACGGCTAATATTCAGTGTATGAGTCATTACACGAGCCTCGGCACCGCGAGCCTCGAGTTACTCTCTGAGGTGGGGGGGTATGGCATGCTCGGTGCCGAACTCGCGAGCCGACTGCAATTCGGGTGGACGATCACGATACACATCCTCTTTGCGTCCCTGTCGGTCGGTCTCGCACCGTTTATCGTGTACCTGACCTGGAAGGACGTCCGCACGGGCGAGCAGCGGTACGCTCGCCTCCGTGACTTCTGGGTGAAGGTGTTCGCGATCGGCTTCGTCATGGGGACGGTAACTGGTATCCCGATGAGCTTCCAGTTCGGCACGAACTTTCCGATCTTCTCGGAGGTCGCCGGAGAGTTGATCGGTGGCCCGCTGGCGTTCGAGGCCAAGATGGCGTTCTTCCTCGAGGCGGTCTTCCTCGGCATCTTGCTGTTCGGCCGCGAGCGCGTCAGCGACCGCACGTACGTCCTCTCGTCGGTGCTGGTCGGCGTCGGTGCGTGGCTGTCGGCGTTCTGGATTCTCGTCGTGAACGCGTGGATGCAGACACCGCAGGGATTCGAACTCGTCGAACGAAACGGGATGACGATCGCCCAGCTCACGGACCCCGTCGCTGCGTTTCTGACCCCGCGGCTCCCGTGGATGTACGTCCACATGCAGAACGCCGCGATCATCTCGGTTACCCTGCTCGTCGGCGGTATCGCCGCGTACTTCGTCTGGACGAAACGCGACTCGGAGACGTGGGGGACGGCGCTCCGGATCGCCGTCGTGATGTTGCTGCTGACTGCGCCCCTGCAGGCCCTTCACGGTGACGCCTACGGCCGCCACGTCGAGGACACGCAGCCACAGAAGTTCGCGGCGATGGAGGCCCACTACGAGACCGGACAGGCCGACCTCCACCTCATCGCGATTCCGACCAGTCTCGACGCGTTGAACGATCCGCGCGCGGAGAACCTCTGGACGCTCAGCATTCCGGGTCTCGGCTCGTTCCTCGCCAGCGGCGGTGATTTCGACGCCGAAGTGCTCGGGTTGAACGAGTACGAGTCGTCGCCGCCGGTGGCGCTCGTCTTCTGGTCGTTCCGGTTCATGGTCGGCCTGGGCTTTTGGTTCATCGCCCTCGGTCTCTGGGGTGGTTACCTCACGTGGAAGGGCCGGTTGACCGAAAGCGATCGCTATCTGCAGGCGATGATGCTATCGACGCCGCTCGGGTTCATGGCGATGCTGACCGGCTGGTACGTCACCGAGATCGGCCGCCAACCGTGGGTGATCCAGGACGTGCTACGGACGAGCGAGGCCGTCTCGCAGACGCTGACGAGTACCGAGGCGACCCTCTCGCTTGCCGCGTTCGTCGTCGGCTACGTCGCCCTCTTCGGCGGCTTCCTCTACGTGTTCCGGCGGTTCATCCAGATGGAACTCGACCGCATCGGCGTCGACCCGGACGAACGCGAGTCCGACCAGCCGCCGATCACCGGGGTGTTCACCGATGACGACTAACCCACTGTTCATCCCCGTCGACACCTACCTCGTCGACTCGCTTCCCGAGGTGTGGTTCGGCGTCCTCATGTTCGCACTCGCGATGTACGTCGCTCTCGACGGGCTCGACTTCGGCATCGGGATGTTGCTCCCGACTCGAGAGAGCGAAGACGAGCGGGAGATCCTCCTCGAGGCGTTCGGACCGATCTGGGACGCCAACGAGGTGTGGCTCGTCGCCTTCGGGACGATCCTGCTCGCCGCGTTTCCGCCGGTGTACTCGGCGCTGCTCAGCCAGAACTACCTGCTCGTGATCGCGATCCTCTTCGTGCTGATCCTCCGTGGTATCGCGCCCGAACTTCGCGAACAGCAAGACGATCGGACCTGGAAGCGTCGGTGGGACCAGGCGTTCTTCGCCGGAAGTCTACTCACGCCGTTCCTGCTCGGCGTGCTCGTCGGCACCTGGGTCTTCGGGGCGGGCGCGCTGTCGCTACCGAGCCTGTTCGTCGGTCTCACGGTCGTCACGCTCTCGCTTTTCGCCGGCGCGGTCTTCCTGGCGCTCAAGACCACGGGATCGCTCAGAGACGAGATGGCCCGGTACGGTCGACTGGCGGCCGGTGGCTACCTCGTGGCCGTCGTCGCGGTGCTCGCCACCGCGTTCGCGACGAACCCCCACGGCGTCCGATCGACGATCCTCTCGGGACCCGTCGCAGCGATCGTCGTCACGTCGATCGTGCTCGTCGCCGCCGGCGTCGTGTTCTCGCTCCGGGGACGGGACCGGGCGTGGTTCCTCTCGACGACCACCGTCGCGTTCCTGCTCGTGGCCTTCGTCGGCTACCTCCTGTATCCGGTCGTGTACCCGACGACGGGACTGACGCTCCGCCAGGCGATCGTCTCGCCGCTCGCGCTCAACGTCACGACGGTGCTCGGACTCCCCGTACTCGTGGTCGTCCTGCTGTACTTCCGGTATCTCTACTCCGTCTTCGCCGGCCCGATCGAACAGGGCGACGGATACGGCACCGGTCACTAACGCGGTCCGTCAGGACCCGAGTGTGGACCCATTTTTCGCGACCCTGCCGTGAGCGTCATAACGATGGCTGTGAGTCTTTGCCGCCGCAACCGCGAACTATCTTGTGGTTGCGTCGGCAACCAGTTACAGCCACCATTATCAGACGACGCGCTCGTAGACGGCGAGCATCTCGTCTGCAGTTCGATCGATGCTCACCTCTCGTGCCGCTGCGCGGCCGTTCGACCGTTCGCCGCACTCGAGGACGTCCCGGAGGCCGGTGATCAACTCCTCGTCGCTCGAGGCGACGACGGAGGGCGAGACGCCGGCGAGCCGTTCGCGCACGTCGCCGACCTCGAGAGAGACGACAGGGAGGTTGCAGGCGAGGGCTTCTTTCACCGAGTTAGGCGACCCCTCGCTGTGGGAGGTGAGCAACAGCGCGTCGGCGGCGTTCATGTACGTCGGGACCTCGTCGTGGGCGACGCCGTAGACCGTCTGGAGCCGAACGGGACGCTCGAGAAGGTCGTCGACGACGTCGACGACGCGACGCGCCCGCGGGTGGTTCTTGAGTTCTCGTGCCGGCGAGTACGGAAACAGGACGTGGTACTCGTCGGGCGACCAGCCGACCGCCGCCCGCGCGTCGGCCTGTGGTTGCGGTTCGAACCGATCCAGATCGACCCCGTCGGGGATGACCTCGCAATCGCGTCCGAGCACGTCGCGCATCTCCTCGGACATGACGACCACCTCGTCACAGAACGGGGCACACGCGCGGCTGATCGGTTCGATCGTGCCGTGTAAGTCCGACCCCCACAGCGAGAGGACGACCGGGAGACGAATCTGTGCCAGCGCCATCGGCGCGGTCAGGCCGTAGTGGGCGTGGACGAGGTCGTATCCGTTGCGCGCTTCGTCGAAGACGTCCGGGAAGAATCGCAGATAGTCGACGACGCTCCGTGACGTGTCGGCAGCGACGTCGCCAGGGACCGGCAGCGTCGAGAACGACACGCCGTGTCGCTCGAGTGCAGCCATCTGCTGGTTCATAAACGGCGCGTCGGCGTTCGTCGTGAGGGTGAGGACGTCCATCCGGTGAGCAGAGTACGGCCGACTCGAGGCTTTGTTAACCGTCTCTTTCAGATTGGGACGGGCCACGAAGCGAACCCATCTCCGGTGGTCGGATACGCAGCCGATCGCAGGTCTCCCAGCGAGCGCGATCCGTCGGATCGCGTCCCCGAGCGGTCGCCGTCGCACTCGTCCAGTTCGCCGGGAAGTATGGTGTTCTTTCGGCGCCCTCGTTTGGGATTCGATAACGGATACTTATACCCTATTCCTCATTAGTCACGAAATGCTTATAATACTACTCGAGAATTGGTTTCTATCGAATCTATGGGTCTCACTGACTTTCTCTCGGACCTGCTCGCGGGGACGGACTCGCAAGCACCCGTCTCCAGTCTCTCGGCTGGCGACGGGTCGGCCGTGATCGTCTACGAGTGTCGCCACTGCGGAACGACGGTCGGTTCCGAGACTGCGTGCTGTCCGTCCTGCCAGTCGGAGAACATCGTCGAGTACGCGATCGAGTGACGCGATCCAGCTTCGAGCGTCGCGTCGAACGAAAGAAAACTTTTACTGCCCCGACGAACGCCCGGTCATGGACATCCGGCTCGACGAAGTGAACCGGCGCATCATCCACGCGCTGATGCAGGACGCCCGGGACACGTCTGCCCCGATGATCGCCGACGAGGTCGGCGTCTCGCCAGCGACGATTCGAAATCGGATCCGACAACTCGAGGACGCGAACGTCATCAGGGGCTACCACGCGAACGTCGACTTCGAGCGCGCGGACGGGAGGCTGACGAACCTGTACGTCTGCAACGCGCCCGTCGAGGACCGGGAACGACTCGCCCAGCAGGTCCGGGTCATCCCGGGTGTCGTCAACGTTCGGGAGTTGATGACCGGCCGGCGCAACCTCCACGTGCTCGCCGTCGGTGAGGACACCGGCGACCTCCGACACATCGCTCGAGAGATCGCCAAACTGGGAATCGACATCGAAGACGAAGACCTCGTCCAGTCGGAACACTTCCAGCCCTACCGGCCGTTCGGGCCGGACGACGACGAACCGACGGCGCTCTCGGAGTTCATCAGCCTCTCCGGCGGTGCCGAAGTCCTCGAGGTCACGGTCCCTGCGGACGCACCCATCGCCGGGCTGACGCTCGAGGAGGCCAGTAGACGAGAGGTCCTCGAGGACGAACTGCTGGTCGTCGCGATCGAACGCGACGACACGGTCATCACGCCACGCGGCGGGACCGAGATCCGTCCCGACGACCTCCTGACGATCCTCTCGCGTGGCGGCGTCACCGACGAGACGCTCGAAGCGTTCGAGGCCTGATCGCCCGCCGACGGGAACCCGGTCCCCGGTCGTACCGCTGTCAGAGGTAGCCGAGATCCTCGAGTCGCTCGGTCACCGCTCCGTCGTCGACCGTGGGCTCTGTCACACCAGTCCCGTACGCGATATCGCCGTAGTCGACTCGACGCGCCGGACCGGCGAGGAGTCCGTCGGGGACCGATCCCGTCATCCGGGACGGAACTGGCCGGTCGAGCAGCGCCATCGCGATCGGTGCGACGTCGGGAAGCGAGAGCCGGCCGACGTCGGCCGACGCTTCGAACCCAGGTCCGGCACCGACGAACACCCCGTCGAGTTTGTGGTCGTGCGCGTCGACGGGGACGAACCGCTGCCCGTAGAGTGCCGTCGAGACCGTGTGATCCATGCCGGCAGGGAGAAACAGGACGTCGGGCGCATCGTCGAGGAACGGTCCGTCGAACAGCCGCTCGCGACGACAGACGTAGTCGAACGCCGGTTCGCCGTCGGGCGTCTCGAGTCCGGAAAGAATCTCGACGAGTTCGTCGCGGACCGTCTCGTACTCTGACGGCGACACGACGCCGTCGGGTTCGCGACCCTCGAGATTGATGCGGACGCCCATGCGCGTCTCGTCGGGACAGTACGCACGGGAGCGCCGCCAGTCGACGGTCTCTCCTGCGGCGCGTTGCATCGACTCCGGGACGAGTCGAACGAGCGCGGACTCGAGGCCGAGTCGCTTCGCGGCCGCGTAGACGTCGCTCGGTTCGACGCCGAGTCCCGTCGCGACGCGCTGTCCGGCGAGCAGCGTTCGCTCGAGTGTCCCAGTCTCGTCGCGGTCCTCCTCGGTCGTTCCCAGCAGGGACTTCTTCTCGGACCCGAGCGACAGCCGGTCGCCCTCCGCCGTCGTCTCGACGAAGCCGTGTTCCGCCAGCACCTCGTTGACGTGGATCTGGTAGCCGTCGAGTCGGCCGATGCCGTGGTCGGAACAGACGACGACGTTCGTCGCCTCGTCGACCGACTGGAGGACGTCGCCGAGGAGTCGGTCGGCGGCCTCGTAGATCGCGCGGAACCGACGCTCGTCGTCGAAGTTGTGAAACACCGCGTCGGTCTTCTGTACCTGGAGGAGGGCGAACTCCCACTCGTGGTTCTCGAGTAACGCCACGGCGGCCCCGCGGCGTTGCTCGATCAACTCGAGGTAGCCCGCGAACTTCTCGTCGGGATCGTCGCTGATCTCGCCGCGTGAGTAGATCGTGTACGTCTCGCCGAGTTCGTCGGAGAGTTCGTCGCGGATTCCCTCGGGCTGTCCCGACTCGTCTTCGGCGGCCAGATAACCGGGGACGAGGACGCCGTCGATCGGCTCCGCTGGATGGGTCACCGGGACGTTCAGCACGACCGACGGCACGCCGTCGTCGGAGAGGTAGTTCCAGAGTGCGGGTCGGTGGACGTCGGCGCGCGAGACGAGGTGACCGTCGTCGGGATAGCCGTCGTAGTCGAAGAAGCCGTAGACGCCGTGGTGACTCGGGTCGGTTCCGGTGTACATCGACGGCCAGGCGCTCCCGGTCCAGGGCGGGTGCGTCGACTCAAGCGGAGCCTCGACGCCCCGCTCGCGAAGCGCGGTGAAGTTCGGCAGCGACGAGGAGAACCGCTCGAGGTACCGCCAGTCGAGCGCGTCGAATCCGAGGACGACGGTCTTCATCGGAACTCCTCCGACCGCGGTAGGCGGCTATTGTTGCGCGATAACGACCGCCATCCGAGAGTCCGATGACTCGTGGCGTACATCACGGCAGTGTGAGCACGGTATCGCTCTTTGTTATGCTGACAGAACAGCCGCGTCACGCGAGCGTTTTCGGTCGCAGCGAGCGGATTTGACGCCATCGACGGGGACCTGCCGTCAACTGTACGTATCGCGACAGTATTCGGCGAGTACACGTCGAACGCGTGCGACGGAGTCGAGAACGCTATCGGTTACGACGAGGGATCGAACGCTTCGACCGGCCGTCTCCCGTCGGTCAGTCGCCCCGCTCGCCACCGTCCGTTCTCCCGAGCGAGGCGCGGCGTTCGGTTCGACCCTCGTCCTCGAGGACGACCGGCCGGTTCCCTCGCGAACCGCCGAGGGTCCGCACGCGGTGGTTCGTGTCCTCGAGTTCGAGCGCGTCTCGTCCGTCGAGGACGACCGTCGGTTCCATGGCGGTCCAGTCGATCGCCTCGAACTCCTCGTGGGGCGTGACGAGGACGACGGCGTCGAACGTCTCGTCGGCGACGTCGTCGACCTCGACCGGTCGCGCGTCGTACGTCGCCGGATCGACGATCGGGTCGGTCGCGGCGACGTCGGCCCCGAACTCGTGCAGGCGGTCGACGACCTCGAGTGCGGGGGACGCTCGCGTCTCCTCGACGCCAGGGCGGTAAGTGAGGCCGAGCACGAGCACCGACGCGTCCTCGAGGTCGACGCCGGCGTCGGCGAGTTCGTCCGCCAGGATCGCGACGGTGTACGCAGGCATCTCCTCGTTGATTCGCCGGGACGTCCGCGTGAGCGTCAACTGCTCGTCGGTCCGTGCGAACAGGAAGTAGGGGTAGTACGGGATGCAGTGTCCACCGACGCCCGGCCCCGGGTCGTGGATGTCACAGAACGGGCTCTCGTTCGCCGTGGCGATCGCCTCCCGGATCGAAATCGAGAGATCGTCGGCCATCCGCGCGAGCTCGTTCGCCAGCGCGATGTTGACGTCGCGGTAGATCCCCTCGAACACTTTCACTGCCTCCGCGGTCGTCGCGTCCGAGACAAGGTGCACGTCGTTGTGCGTGAGTTCGTCGTAGAGCACCGCCGCGGCGCGCGTACTCTCGTCGTCGATGCCGCCGACGACCTTCGGGTACGCGCCGCGGATGTCCTGCAGGGCTCTCCCGGAGGCCGTCCGTTCGGGGCAGAACGCGAGTCCGAACTCGCCGCGCTCGAGGCCGCTTTCCTCCTCGAGTGTGGGCAAGACGACCTCGTGGCAGGTCCCCGGCGGCATCGTCGATTCGACGACGACGAGGTCGCCGGGTGCGAGTCCCGTCGCGACGTCTCGGGTGACGGCCTCGACCGTCGAGAGGTCCGGTTCGCCGTCGGACAGTAGCGTTGGGACGATGACGACGTGGACGCTCGCGTCGACAGCGGCCGACTGGCCCTCCGCCGTCGCCCGGAGCCGGCCCTCGCTCACCTGCCGTGCGACCAGTTCGGGGAGTCCCGGCTCGCCGGTGATGTGACACTCCCCGGCGTTAACTTCCTGGACGACCGACGGATCGACGTCGACGCCGATTACGTTCCCCGTAACCTCGGCGTAGACGGCCGCGAGCGGCAGTCCCATCTTCCCGAGTCCGTAGACGGCGACCGGGACGTCGCCCGACCTGATCGCCACTCGCTGGCGCTTCTCCGTGGCGGCCGTCCCGTAGAGGGTCGTCACCGATCCGCCAGCGGTCGTCATCGAGCCTGCACCTCGATTCCGTCGGCACTCGAGACGAGGCGATCGATCGTCTCGATCGTCTCGAGCGCGCGGAGTCCGTCTTCGGCGGTGACTTCGGGCGTCGCTCCCGTCCGCACCGCGCGGACGAACGACTCGAGCTCCCGGCGCAACGGCTCGCCGTTCTCGACGCGAGGCCGTTCGATGACGCTCTCGTGTCGGTACCGATTCCGGCCGTCCTCGGTGACGTACTCCGGCAGCGAGTTACGGTGGATGAGCACCGACTGCTCGAGGTAGTCGACCTCGACGAGACACTCGCGAGCGGTGACGGTGAGCCGGCGAACCTTCTTCTGGGTGACTCGACTCGCGGTCAGCGAGGCGATCACGCCGTCGGGGTACTCCATCTTGGCCGCCGCGTACCCGCCGTTTTCCGCCCCCATCGCGGCGACGTTGACCGGATCGGCGTCGAGTAACGATCGAACGACGTCGACGTCGTGGATCATCAGGTCGAAGACGACGCCGTCGACCCCCGCTCGATCGATCGGCGGACCGAGCCGTTCGGCCTCGATCGCGATCACGTCGAGGTCGTCGATCACCGACTCGAGCGTCTTCACTGCGGGATTGAACCGTTCGATGTGGCCGACCTGGAGGACGATTCCTGCGTCCCGGGCGCGATTCGCCATGTTTCGGGCGTTCGCGACGGTGTCGGCGATCGGCTTCTCGACGAGAACGTGAACACCTGCGTCGATGCACTCGGAGACGATCTCGTGGTGGGCGCTCGTCGGTGCGGCGATGGAGACGACGTCACACACCGAAAGCAACTCGTCGAACGACCGCGCCGTCGTCCCGTACGCGTCGGCGACTCGCCTGGCCTGCGACTCGTCGAGGTCGGTGACGCCGACCAGGTCGACGTCCTGGAGCTCGCTGTACACCCGGACGTGGTTTTCACCCATCGAGCCGACGCCAACGACGCCAGCGCGGAGGGGTGCCGATTCAGTCGCTGTCGAGTTAGGGAGAGTCATGATCGTAGTGGTCGAACACCGCCGAGGCGACCGTCCGTCGGTCGTCGGCGGTGAGGTTCGGATGGACGGGCAACGAGAGCACTTCCTCGGCGGCACGCTCCGCCCGCGGCAGATCGGCGGCGGCCGCGCTCACGGTCTCGTAGGCGGGCTGTCGATGGATCGGCGTCGGGTAGTAGATTCCCGTGCCGACGTTCCGCGCCGAGAGCGACTGCTCGAGTGCGTCACGGTCCTCGGCGCGGATCGTATACTGGTGGTAAACGTGACGATAGCCGTCGGGAACTCGCTGGGTCTCGATCGGCAGGTCGGCGAACTGCTCGTCGTAGAACGCGGCGTTCTCCCGCCTGGCCTCGTTGAACTCGGGCAATCGTGCGAGCTGCGTCCGACCGACCGCCGCGGCGAGACTCGTCATTCGGTGGTTGTGGCCGAGGGTGGCGTGTTCGTAGCCGCCGTCGCCGTCGGCCGTCCGACCGTGGTTGACGTAGCTCGCCGCACGGCGGGCGACGTCGTCTCGATCGGTGGTGATCATGCCACCTTCGCCGGTCGTCATGTTCTTCGTCGGGTAAAACGAGAA
Protein-coding sequences here:
- a CDS encoding MBL fold metallo-hydrolase, coding for MVETITTGELRNKLDRDDDFTLFDTRDEESYNDWRINEAVNVEYSGSDDELVGDFDQYREELDEDDEIVTICATGRSAGMFAEYLEDEGFENVETVDGGMESWSLAYDVVPIATKNDDVVILQLQRRAKGCLGYLIGSKRAGKAALVDVTRATDVFLDAASEYGLDVVRVLDTHIHADHISRGRELADDLGVPYHLGQPAETRDPDVEFDGLEPNETVSVGPIDIKAVHTPGHTTGMTSYLVDDEALLTGDTLFVESIGRTELQFAGEDAKSGARVQYETLHHKILTMPDDVKVLPGHFSLTDDGEYIDVTPGLPMFGTVGDIRTGNEILNLDEEEFVEHMFDNLPSKPPNYETVIATNLGEYEPEDEDEESELELGPNRCAATEDSVVADD
- a CDS encoding DUF7512 family protein — encoded protein: MIDVASLSPTAQAAVLVGAVLLEAIVLYVGYGAISSAVTKPLIDAIQNA
- a CDS encoding sulfite exporter TauE/SafE family protein codes for the protein MEILGIALTTLVLFVGFGLMVGVLFGFFGMGGSFLVTPALLVMGYPASVAVGSGMAFVFGTAVIATLKHHDLGQVDYKLGGLMIVGTTAGIEVGKEMVLHLESIGLASGVIGVTYVLLLGGVGVFVTYNALKSDGSDDSDGGHHEAADQEIDPDAIPDIAKKIQSYHVPPMMTIRGGIQVSLWMVLAVAFATGLLSGFLGVGGGFIRMPAMFYLIGVPVPIAVGTDLFEIVFSGGLGSFLYAQGGGVDLSIVAPLLAGSALGARVGSAATGIVDEGEIKVYFGLMLLGGSVAVAFRQIGDYIGMDILNTVSFALILLSAFLVSGAVIYSSVVALRQEPETTAVAAD
- a CDS encoding cytochrome ubiquinol oxidase subunit I; the protein is MLGAELASRLQFGWTITIHILFASLSVGLAPFIVYLTWKDVRTGEQRYARLRDFWVKVFAIGFVMGTVTGIPMSFQFGTNFPIFSEVAGELIGGPLAFEAKMAFFLEAVFLGILLFGRERVSDRTYVLSSVLVGVGAWLSAFWILVVNAWMQTPQGFELVERNGMTIAQLTDPVAAFLTPRLPWMYVHMQNAAIISVTLLVGGIAAYFVWTKRDSETWGTALRIAVVMLLLTAPLQALHGDAYGRHVEDTQPQKFAAMEAHYETGQADLHLIAIPTSLDALNDPRAENLWTLSIPGLGSFLASGGDFDAEVLGLNEYESSPPVALVFWSFRFMVGLGFWFIALGLWGGYLTWKGRLTESDRYLQAMMLSTPLGFMAMLTGWYVTEIGRQPWVIQDVLRTSEAVSQTLTSTEATLSLAAFVVGYVALFGGFLYVFRRFIQMELDRIGVDPDERESDQPPITGVFTDDD
- a CDS encoding cytochrome d ubiquinol oxidase subunit II; its protein translation is MTTNPLFIPVDTYLVDSLPEVWFGVLMFALAMYVALDGLDFGIGMLLPTRESEDEREILLEAFGPIWDANEVWLVAFGTILLAAFPPVYSALLSQNYLLVIAILFVLILRGIAPELREQQDDRTWKRRWDQAFFAGSLLTPFLLGVLVGTWVFGAGALSLPSLFVGLTVVTLSLFAGAVFLALKTTGSLRDEMARYGRLAAGGYLVAVVAVLATAFATNPHGVRSTILSGPVAAIVVTSIVLVAAGVVFSLRGRDRAWFLSTTTVAFLLVAFVGYLLYPVVYPTTGLTLRQAIVSPLALNVTTVLGLPVLVVVLLYFRYLYSVFAGPIEQGDGYGTGH
- a CDS encoding glycosyltransferase; translated protein: MDVLTLTTNADAPFMNQQMAALERHGVSFSTLPVPGDVAADTSRSVVDYLRFFPDVFDEARNGYDLVHAHYGLTAPMALAQIRLPVVLSLWGSDLHGTIEPISRACAPFCDEVVVMSEEMRDVLGRDCEVIPDGVDLDRFEPQPQADARAAVGWSPDEYHVLFPYSPARELKNHPRARRVVDVVDDLLERPVRLQTVYGVAHDEVPTYMNAADALLLTSHSEGSPNSVKEALACNLPVVSLEVGDVRERLAGVSPSVVASSDEELITGLRDVLECGERSNGRAAAREVSIDRTADEMLAVYERVV
- a CDS encoding Lrp/AsnC family transcriptional regulator, translating into MDIRLDEVNRRIIHALMQDARDTSAPMIADEVGVSPATIRNRIRQLEDANVIRGYHANVDFERADGRLTNLYVCNAPVEDRERLAQQVRVIPGVVNVRELMTGRRNLHVLAVGEDTGDLRHIAREIAKLGIDIEDEDLVQSEHFQPYRPFGPDDDEPTALSEFISLSGGAEVLEVTVPADAPIAGLTLEEASRREVLEDELLVVAIERDDTVITPRGGTEIRPDDLLTILSRGGVTDETLEAFEA
- a CDS encoding alkaline phosphatase family protein yields the protein MKTVVLGFDALDWRYLERFSSSLPNFTALRERGVEAPLESTHPPWTGSAWPSMYTGTDPSHHGVYGFFDYDGYPDDGHLVSRADVHRPALWNYLSDDGVPSVVLNVPVTHPAEPIDGVLVPGYLAAEDESGQPEGIRDELSDELGETYTIYSRGEISDDPDEKFAGYLELIEQRRGAAVALLENHEWEFALLQVQKTDAVFHNFDDERRFRAIYEAADRLLGDVLQSVDEATNVVVCSDHGIGRLDGYQIHVNEVLAEHGFVETTAEGDRLSLGSEKKSLLGTTEEDRDETGTLERTLLAGQRVATGLGVEPSDVYAAAKRLGLESALVRLVPESMQRAAGETVDWRRSRAYCPDETRMGVRINLEGREPDGVVSPSEYETVRDELVEILSGLETPDGEPAFDYVCRRERLFDGPFLDDAPDVLFLPAGMDHTVSTALYGQRFVPVDAHDHKLDGVFVGAGPGFEASADVGRLSLPDVAPIAMALLDRPVPSRMTGSVPDGLLAGPARRVDYGDIAYGTGVTEPTVDDGAVTERLEDLGYL